One part of the Arabidopsis thaliana chromosome 1 sequence genome encodes these proteins:
- a CDS encoding Plant thionin family protein (Plant thionin family protein; LOCATED IN: endomembrane system; BEST Arabidopsis thaliana protein match is: Plant thionin family protein (TAIR:AT1G34805.1); Has 72 Blast hits to 72 proteins in 2 species: Archae - 0; Bacteria - 0; Metazoa - 0; Fungi - 0; Plants - 72; Viruses - 0; Other Eukaryotes - 0 (source: NCBI BLink).), translated as MGIQTCSVLIIVAILTMMFSAHIAQSNSITMCVKHCAQNECLKAAKKPTPEICDEACKKICNNQLFGDEKWFVPAPKGSSRICRWAPKYCQF; from the coding sequence ATGGGGATTCAAACATGCAGTGTTTTAATAATCGTAGCTATATTGACGATGATGTTTTCAGCACACATTGCTCAATCAAACAGTATAACAATGTGTGTGAAACATTGTGCACAAAACGAGTGCTTGAAAGCGGCGAAAAAACCTACTCCTGAAATTTGTGATGAAGCTTGCAAGAAAATCTGCAACAATCAATTATTCGGTGATGAAAAGTGGTTTGTTCCTGCTCCAAAGGGAAGCTCCCGAATCTGTAGATGGGCGCCTAAGTATTGCCAATTCTGA